Proteins from one Pleuronectes platessa chromosome 16, fPlePla1.1, whole genome shotgun sequence genomic window:
- the nubp1 gene encoding cytosolic Fe-S cluster assembly factor nubp1 isoform X2 — protein MADVPDNAPEHCPGTSSEQAGKSSSCEGCPNQNLCASGATKAPDPAIAEIGLKMSTVKHKILVLSGKGGVGKSTFSAHLAHALASDSAKEVALLDVDICGPSIPRMMGLEGEQVHQSGSGWSPVYVDDNLAVMSIGFLLSSPDDAVIWRGPKKNGMIKQFLRDVDWGELDYLIVDTPPGTSDEHLSIVQYLSSTHVDGAVIITTPQEVSLQDVRKEIRFCQKVKLPIIGVVENMSGFVCPKCKNTSQIFPPTSGGAEQMCADLNLPLLGKVPLDPRIARSCDEGKSFLSEVPDSPAAKVLQSIVQSIQDYCSSHVTEEQGAT, from the exons ATGGCAGACGTACCAGATAATGCTCCTGAAC ATTGCCCAGGTACATCAAGTGAGCAAGCAGGAAAGTCTTCGTCATGCGAGGGCTGCCCAAACCAGAATCTGTGTGCTTCAGGAGCCACCAAGGCCCCAGACCCCG cCATAGCAGAGATAGGCTTGAAGATGTCGACGGTCAAACACAAGATCCTGGTTCTGTCGGGGAAAGGAGGAGTTGGTAAGAGCACGTTCAGCGCCCACCTGGCCCACGCTCTGGCCAGCGACAGCGCCAAGGAG GTCGCCCTGCTGGACGTAGACATCTGTGGTCCATCCATTCCAAGGATGATGGGCTTGGAGGGAGAACAA GTTCACCAGAGCGGCTCAGGCTGGTCTCCTGTG tatgTGGACGACAACCTGGCGGTCATGTCTATCGGCTTCCTGCTCAGTAGCCCTGATGATGCTGTGATCTGGAGAGGACCCAAGAagaatg GGATGATCAAGCAGTTTCTGAGGGACGTCGACTGGGGGGAGTTGGATTACCTCATCGTGGACACACCCCCCGGCACCTCTGATGAGCACCTGTCAATAGTCCAGTACCTCAGCTCCACCCACGTCGATGGAGCCGTCATCATCACCACACCACAg GAGGTGTCGTTGCAGGATGTGCGGAAGGAGATACGATTTTGTCAGAAGGTCAAGCTGCCAATCATCGGAGTGGTGGAGAACATGAGCGGCTTCGTCTGTCCTAAATGCAAG AACACGTCGCAAATCTTCCCCCCCACAAGTGGAGGTGCTGAGCAAATGTGTGCGGATCTAAATCTACCTCTGCTGGGAAAGGTACCTCTCGACCCGAGGATAGCGCGGAGCTGCGACGAGGGCAAATCGTTCCTCAGTGAAGTACCTGACTCTCCTGCTGCCAAAGTCTTACAGAGCATTGTGCAGA GTATCCAGGACTACTGCTCCAGTCACGTGACAGAGGAGCAGGGCGCCACCTGA
- the ciita gene encoding MHC class II transactivator isoform X1, protein MKTQARCLDVKLEVKMELGVACRTLDLHNLENTDSSLTLDTRGAADSMKGLCHSASDSITTTGVNMEPVSVSGAAGNASPVEACADNISSTCLEDHLCVRCVADGATHTTDDLMCVSGDAQWGMDAGFADMDHFFLACSAMDSPAKAQDYSSYSEMDQSTTLDNLEQILRTDFHEEDEDKGRVGSHWGAKMHEVDQDPLDLGDLPEDLSEFLNDDYLLGTDVFFGDPWFNPEELTNFNEVAVPAEQPRTGGHQQGQTDQFTGIQNKRRKRQRVPRSQRCTDEKKPPSTPKRHRAAGANVEAELITAEAADPTTTPTRILHLQPRIHFITIPDSKGYQLIPNVGLSPPVIRLRLPGAAATPTYILVPSASTPCKPQLQPLSPVDAAVVPVQMSSSPPGSLSDTASRAMSPAHTSISSTKTSPSNESPPPQSPTVHDIPESVRDYIQKVKAHMSLTCPAIEEGVSLTSHYVDVKVSQRETFRLGKNANRVLDQELIITGDTDRQNSLLGLSQIFGDSNGHSPKRYIVLLGNAGMGKTTLIRKLCLDWSRDSIPQFDFVFLLDGKTLALKNPIYSLQTLLLNLSSFASSCTNPEEVYAQILAASKRVLIVFDNFDELREYEVLLQTQEKDVITSLQKDSKAETYTVKQLFSAILQRVLLPGCTLLLSTRPRGSANQLLRRADSFLEVCGFTPTDVEAYLSQYFTEPALRATALDYLKNCSYLHLLCWNPGLCRLVCLVLEQSKTLDVLPRTLTGLCHQVLRLKMEKHGKATDSQPDVKTQTPLQSEEEKQTQIPDNNQLNVSHKNIPVRKSRPRVHTGTRSSNRRARGAEKQVTEGSEVDGEEMDSVGREVDRTEERELLSQLSSLAWEGVKANSSILPTRRTLAAKHKAFGLRTGLLLCHPLRKRLGVSTEEGGGGEDRKEMGGGEEQDVKRDRGTTEIINSDESDGHILLWASPFLQSYLAGVHLSFSKTVSERTFLQNLPFHSGLKGRRRPQREEFQLTQQFAVGLLFHNRAELQSLHSHREAAFRDMVVNRQALVTKHLKGLSHGDLSPAQVLEACHYVYEASFTSSGDGSRGSARLVAHLAANLPDVLSFHGVRLNPPDVFTVQNMLERGGGFCLDLGDSGIGVSGLRALVGLDNVNSYRACIADVIALWEQLEQSGEEGLLRGAVSKFKVHPLKVTQLCHVEHLAQLVNIHVHRRLSSSCTDSESILADGVPAVKELHKLEFELGPDKGPLGISKLWELLPALRNLQHLDLENSKIGDEGSEKLADALASLCSLEILNVSQNCIGDHGLKKLATTLGYLPNLHCLSLYSNVISDEGAESLAALLPHMASLTDLDVKYNKLTDVGAQSLGASLRNCKKIRTLRMWNQCIPYGVFERLQQQDGRILWH, encoded by the exons atgaaaacacaagcacgATGCCTTGATGTGAAGTTGGAAGTGAAAATGGAGCTTGGAGTTGCTTGCAGGACGCTGGATTTGCACAACTTGGAGAACACGGACTCGAGCTTGACACTGGATACACGGGGAGCCGCTGACTCAATGAAAGGCCTCTGTCATTCTGCATCCGACAGCATAACGACCACTGGAGTGAACATGGAGcctgtcagtgtctctggagcGGCAGGAAACGCTTCACCTGTTGAGGCCTGTGCAGACAAcatctcctccacctgtctggaGGACCACCTCTGTGTCCGGTGTGTCGCTGACGGGgcgacacacacaacagacgacctgatgtgtgtgagtggagacGCACAATGGGGCATGGATGCTGGTTTTGCAGATATGGACCATTTCTTTTTAGCCTGTTCTGCAATGGACTCTCCTGCTAAAGCACAGGATTACTCCTCTTACTCAGAAATGGATCAGAGCACGACGTTAGACAACTTAGAACAAATCTTAAGGACAGATTTCcacgaggaggatgaggataaGGGGAGAGTGGGTTCACACTGGG gTGCCAAGATGCATGAAGTAGACCAGGACCCACTCGACCTCGGAGATCTACCAG AGGATTTATCTGAATTCCTGAACGATGATTACCTGTTGG GCACGGACGTTTTCTTTGGTGATCCGTGGTTTAATCCTGAGGAACTCACCAACTTCA ATGAAGTCGCTGTTCCGGCAGAGCAGCCGCGCACCGGCGGTCACCAGCAGGGGCAGACGGACCAATTCACCGGCATTcaaaacaaaaggagaaaaagacagagag TTCCTCGGTCACAGCGGTGCACTGATGAGAAGAAACCACCATCCACACCAAaaagacacagagcagcag GCGCCAACGTGGAGGCAGAGCTCATCACTGCAGAGGCAGCGGACCCAACCACCACTCCCACAAGAATCCTTCACCTCCAGCCCCGTATTCATTTCATCACCATCCCAGACTCTAAAGGATATCAGCTCATCCCGAACGTGGGGCTCTCCCCTCCGGTTATTAGACTTCGACTCCCCGGTGCAGCCGCTACACCCACATACATATTAG TTCCTTCTGCCTCAACACCGTGCAAACCCCAACTGCAGCCGCTCTCCCCGG TGGATGCTGCAGTAGTTCCCGTCCAAATGAGCTCGTCGCCACCAGGTTCGCTGTCGGACACCGCTAGCAGAGCAATGTCTCCCGCTCATACCTCGATCTCCTCCACAA agACTTCCCCATCTAACgaatcacctcctcctcagtctcCCACTGTCCACGATATTCCAG AGAGTGTAAGAGACTACATTCAGAAAGTCAAAGCCCACATGAGTCTAACATGCCCGGCTATAGAGGAGGGTGTTAGTCTGACCTCTCATTACGTGGATGTGAAAGTGAGCCAGAGAGAAACCTTCCGCTTGGGAAAGAACGCGAACAGAGTCCTGGACCAGGAGCTCATCATCACGGGAGATACGGATCGACAAAACAGCTTGTTGGGGCTCAGTCAG ATCTTCGGAGACTCAAATGGACATAGCCCCAAACGATACATAGTGCTGCTTGGCAATGCGGGAATGGGAAAAACCACCCTGATCAGGAAGCTGTGCCTTGACTGGTCCAGAGACAGCATCCCACAGTTTGACTTTGTCTTCCTATTAGATGGCAAAACACTCGCTTTGAAAAACCCCATCTACAGCCTTCAGACCCTTTTATTAAACCTCTCCTCCTTTGCCTCTTCTTGCACGAACCCCGAGGAGGTGTACGCTCAGATCCTTGCGGCCTCCAAGCGCGTGCTCATCGTTTTCGACAATTTTGACGAGCTGCGAGAATACGAAGTTCTACTCCAGACTCAAGAGAAGGACGTGATCACATCGCTTCAGAAAGACAGTAAAGCGGAGACCTACACTGTAAAACAGCTATTCTCAGCCATCCTTCAGAGGGTCCTTCTTCCAGGATGCACTCTTCTGCTCAGTACCCGGCCGAGGGGCTCGGCCAACCAGCTCCTCCGTCGGGCAGACAGCTTTCTGGAGGTCTGTGGCTTTACTCCCACCGATGTGGAAGCATACTTGTCCCAGTACTTCACTGAGCCGGCCCTCAGAGCCACTGCTTTGGACTACTTAAAAAACTGCAGCTATCTACATCTCCTCTGCTGGAATCCTGGACTCTGTCGGTTGGTGTGCCTGGTGTTGGAACAGTCCAAAACTTTGGACGTCCTACCGAGAACTTTAACCGGGCTCTGCCATCAAGTGCTACGTTTGAAAATGGAAAAGCACGGTAAGGCCACAGACTCGCAGCCTGAcgtcaaaacacaaacacccctgcaatctgaagaagaaaaacaaacacagatcccAGATAATAATCAACTGAACGTTAGTCACAAAAACATTCCAGTCCGCAAGTCCAGACCACGAGTACACACTGGTACTCGCTCAAGCAACAGAAGAGCGAGGGGGGCTGAAAAGCAGGTGACAGAGGGGAGTGAAGTGGAcggggaggagatggacagtGTGGGAAGGGAGGTGGATAgaacggaggagagagagctccTGTCGCAGCTGAGCTCTTTGGCTTGGGAGGGGGTCAAAGCCAACTCGTCCATCCTTCCCACGAGGCGGACCTTGGCTGCCAAACACAAGGCTTTTGGCCTCAGGACAGGACTCCTCCTCTGCCATCCCCTGAGGAAGAGGCTGGGTGTCTCAACGGAagaggggggtggaggagaggacCGAAAAGaaatgggaggaggagaggagcaagacgtgaagagagacagagggacaacaGAGATTATAAACAGTGATGAAAGTGATGGCCACATCCTGTTGTGGGCCAGTCCCTTCCTTCAGAGCTACTTGGCAGGAgtccatctttctttttctaa GACTGTGTCAGAGCGCACCTTCCTCCAGAACCTTCCTTTCCACTCAGGACTGAAGGGACGTCGCCGCCCTCAGAGAGAGGAATTCCAGCTGACTCAGCAATTTGCAGTCGGCCTCCTCTTCCACAACagggcagagctgcagagcctCCACTCACACAGAGAGGCGGCCTTCAGGGATATGGTTGTCAACCGACAGGCTCTAGTGACAAAGCACCTCAAAGGCCTTTCTCACGGGGACCTGAGTCCCGCCCAGGTCCTGGAGGCGTGTCACTATGTTTACGAAGCAAGTTTCACATCATCTGGTGACGGGAGCAGAGGCAGCGCACGATTGGTCGCTCACCTGGCAGCGAATCTCCCAGACGTCCTGTCATTTCACGGAGTTCGGCTCAACCCTCCCGACGTGTTCACTGTGCAGAACATGCTGGAAAGAGGTGGAGGCTTCTGCTTGGATCTGGGGGATTCTGGGATCGGGGTTTCTGGACTGAGAGCGCTGGTGGGGCTCGACAACGTCAACTCGTACAG GGCGTGCATTGCTGATGTTATTGCCCTATgggagcagctggagcagagtGGGGAGGAGGGGCTCCTGCGAGGGGCGGTGTCCAAGTTCAAGGTCCATCCTCTGAAAGTCACACAGCTGTGTCATGTGGAGCACCTGGCACAGCTGGTGAACATACATGTGCACAGGAGGCTATCGAGCAG TTGCACCGATTCAGAGTCCATCTTGGCAGACGGAGTACCAGCTGTCAAAGAGCTACACAAGCTGGAGTTTGA GCTCGGCCCAGACAAAGGACCCCTGGGTATCTCCAAGCTGTGGGAGCTCCTGCCAGCTCTACGTAACCTACAGCACTTGGA TCTGGAGAACAGTAAGATAGGGGACGAGGGATCCGAGAAGTTGGCTGATGCTTTAGCGTCACTTTGTTCCCTGGAGATACTGAA TGTGTCACAGAATTGCATCGGGGACCACGGGCTGAAGAAACTGGCAACCACCCTCGGGTATCTGCCCAACCTGCACTGTttgag TCTCTACAGTAACGTGATTTCTGACGAAGGGGCGGAGAGTTTAGCAGCCCTCCTCCCACACATGGCATCTCTCACTGACCTGGA TGTGAAGTACAACAAGCTGACAGACGTGGGAGCGCAGAGCCTCGGAGCCAGTCtgagaaactgtaaaaaaataagGACATTAAG GATGTGGAACCAGTGTATTCCATACGGAGTGTTTGAGCGTCTTCAGCAGCAAGACGGTCGCATCCTCTGGCATTGA
- the nubp1 gene encoding cytosolic Fe-S cluster assembly factor nubp1 isoform X1 — MARVNRIAGVRLLSGSLVLRATGTKEGGRHSRWDTGVKMADVPDNAPEHCPGTSSEQAGKSSSCEGCPNQNLCASGATKAPDPAIAEIGLKMSTVKHKILVLSGKGGVGKSTFSAHLAHALASDSAKEVALLDVDICGPSIPRMMGLEGEQVHQSGSGWSPVYVDDNLAVMSIGFLLSSPDDAVIWRGPKKNGMIKQFLRDVDWGELDYLIVDTPPGTSDEHLSIVQYLSSTHVDGAVIITTPQEVSLQDVRKEIRFCQKVKLPIIGVVENMSGFVCPKCKNTSQIFPPTSGGAEQMCADLNLPLLGKVPLDPRIARSCDEGKSFLSEVPDSPAAKVLQSIVQSIQDYCSSHVTEEQGAT, encoded by the exons ATGGCTCGTGTGAATAGGATTGCCG GGGTTCGGCTCCTGTCGGGGAGTCTCGTGCTGCGCGCAACCGGAACCAAAGAAGGGGGAAGACATTCACGGTGGGACACTGGTGTAAAGATGGCAGACGTACCAGATAATGCTCCTGAAC ATTGCCCAGGTACATCAAGTGAGCAAGCAGGAAAGTCTTCGTCATGCGAGGGCTGCCCAAACCAGAATCTGTGTGCTTCAGGAGCCACCAAGGCCCCAGACCCCG cCATAGCAGAGATAGGCTTGAAGATGTCGACGGTCAAACACAAGATCCTGGTTCTGTCGGGGAAAGGAGGAGTTGGTAAGAGCACGTTCAGCGCCCACCTGGCCCACGCTCTGGCCAGCGACAGCGCCAAGGAG GTCGCCCTGCTGGACGTAGACATCTGTGGTCCATCCATTCCAAGGATGATGGGCTTGGAGGGAGAACAA GTTCACCAGAGCGGCTCAGGCTGGTCTCCTGTG tatgTGGACGACAACCTGGCGGTCATGTCTATCGGCTTCCTGCTCAGTAGCCCTGATGATGCTGTGATCTGGAGAGGACCCAAGAagaatg GGATGATCAAGCAGTTTCTGAGGGACGTCGACTGGGGGGAGTTGGATTACCTCATCGTGGACACACCCCCCGGCACCTCTGATGAGCACCTGTCAATAGTCCAGTACCTCAGCTCCACCCACGTCGATGGAGCCGTCATCATCACCACACCACAg GAGGTGTCGTTGCAGGATGTGCGGAAGGAGATACGATTTTGTCAGAAGGTCAAGCTGCCAATCATCGGAGTGGTGGAGAACATGAGCGGCTTCGTCTGTCCTAAATGCAAG AACACGTCGCAAATCTTCCCCCCCACAAGTGGAGGTGCTGAGCAAATGTGTGCGGATCTAAATCTACCTCTGCTGGGAAAGGTACCTCTCGACCCGAGGATAGCGCGGAGCTGCGACGAGGGCAAATCGTTCCTCAGTGAAGTACCTGACTCTCCTGCTGCCAAAGTCTTACAGAGCATTGTGCAGA GTATCCAGGACTACTGCTCCAGTCACGTGACAGAGGAGCAGGGCGCCACCTGA
- the ciita gene encoding MHC class II transactivator isoform X2 gives MSREFITRMILSRSSADLSIFQRGGAKMHEVDQDPLDLGDLPEDLSEFLNDDYLLGTDVFFGDPWFNPEELTNFNEVAVPAEQPRTGGHQQGQTDQFTGIQNKRRKRQRVPRSQRCTDEKKPPSTPKRHRAAGANVEAELITAEAADPTTTPTRILHLQPRIHFITIPDSKGYQLIPNVGLSPPVIRLRLPGAAATPTYILVPSASTPCKPQLQPLSPVDAAVVPVQMSSSPPGSLSDTASRAMSPAHTSISSTKTSPSNESPPPQSPTVHDIPESVRDYIQKVKAHMSLTCPAIEEGVSLTSHYVDVKVSQRETFRLGKNANRVLDQELIITGDTDRQNSLLGLSQIFGDSNGHSPKRYIVLLGNAGMGKTTLIRKLCLDWSRDSIPQFDFVFLLDGKTLALKNPIYSLQTLLLNLSSFASSCTNPEEVYAQILAASKRVLIVFDNFDELREYEVLLQTQEKDVITSLQKDSKAETYTVKQLFSAILQRVLLPGCTLLLSTRPRGSANQLLRRADSFLEVCGFTPTDVEAYLSQYFTEPALRATALDYLKNCSYLHLLCWNPGLCRLVCLVLEQSKTLDVLPRTLTGLCHQVLRLKMEKHGKATDSQPDVKTQTPLQSEEEKQTQIPDNNQLNVSHKNIPVRKSRPRVHTGTRSSNRRARGAEKQVTEGSEVDGEEMDSVGREVDRTEERELLSQLSSLAWEGVKANSSILPTRRTLAAKHKAFGLRTGLLLCHPLRKRLGVSTEEGGGGEDRKEMGGGEEQDVKRDRGTTEIINSDESDGHILLWASPFLQSYLAGVHLSFSKTVSERTFLQNLPFHSGLKGRRRPQREEFQLTQQFAVGLLFHNRAELQSLHSHREAAFRDMVVNRQALVTKHLKGLSHGDLSPAQVLEACHYVYEASFTSSGDGSRGSARLVAHLAANLPDVLSFHGVRLNPPDVFTVQNMLERGGGFCLDLGDSGIGVSGLRALVGLDNVNSYRACIADVIALWEQLEQSGEEGLLRGAVSKFKVHPLKVTQLCHVEHLAQLVNIHVHRRLSSSCTDSESILADGVPAVKELHKLEFELGPDKGPLGISKLWELLPALRNLQHLDLENSKIGDEGSEKLADALASLCSLEILNVSQNCIGDHGLKKLATTLGYLPNLHCLSLYSNVISDEGAESLAALLPHMASLTDLDVKYNKLTDVGAQSLGASLRNCKKIRTLRMWNQCIPYGVFERLQQQDGRILWH, from the exons ATGTCCCGGGAGTTTATCACACGGATGATCCTCAGCAGGAGTTCAGCGGATCTGAGCATCTTCCAGAGAGGAG gTGCCAAGATGCATGAAGTAGACCAGGACCCACTCGACCTCGGAGATCTACCAG AGGATTTATCTGAATTCCTGAACGATGATTACCTGTTGG GCACGGACGTTTTCTTTGGTGATCCGTGGTTTAATCCTGAGGAACTCACCAACTTCA ATGAAGTCGCTGTTCCGGCAGAGCAGCCGCGCACCGGCGGTCACCAGCAGGGGCAGACGGACCAATTCACCGGCATTcaaaacaaaaggagaaaaagacagagag TTCCTCGGTCACAGCGGTGCACTGATGAGAAGAAACCACCATCCACACCAAaaagacacagagcagcag GCGCCAACGTGGAGGCAGAGCTCATCACTGCAGAGGCAGCGGACCCAACCACCACTCCCACAAGAATCCTTCACCTCCAGCCCCGTATTCATTTCATCACCATCCCAGACTCTAAAGGATATCAGCTCATCCCGAACGTGGGGCTCTCCCCTCCGGTTATTAGACTTCGACTCCCCGGTGCAGCCGCTACACCCACATACATATTAG TTCCTTCTGCCTCAACACCGTGCAAACCCCAACTGCAGCCGCTCTCCCCGG TGGATGCTGCAGTAGTTCCCGTCCAAATGAGCTCGTCGCCACCAGGTTCGCTGTCGGACACCGCTAGCAGAGCAATGTCTCCCGCTCATACCTCGATCTCCTCCACAA agACTTCCCCATCTAACgaatcacctcctcctcagtctcCCACTGTCCACGATATTCCAG AGAGTGTAAGAGACTACATTCAGAAAGTCAAAGCCCACATGAGTCTAACATGCCCGGCTATAGAGGAGGGTGTTAGTCTGACCTCTCATTACGTGGATGTGAAAGTGAGCCAGAGAGAAACCTTCCGCTTGGGAAAGAACGCGAACAGAGTCCTGGACCAGGAGCTCATCATCACGGGAGATACGGATCGACAAAACAGCTTGTTGGGGCTCAGTCAG ATCTTCGGAGACTCAAATGGACATAGCCCCAAACGATACATAGTGCTGCTTGGCAATGCGGGAATGGGAAAAACCACCCTGATCAGGAAGCTGTGCCTTGACTGGTCCAGAGACAGCATCCCACAGTTTGACTTTGTCTTCCTATTAGATGGCAAAACACTCGCTTTGAAAAACCCCATCTACAGCCTTCAGACCCTTTTATTAAACCTCTCCTCCTTTGCCTCTTCTTGCACGAACCCCGAGGAGGTGTACGCTCAGATCCTTGCGGCCTCCAAGCGCGTGCTCATCGTTTTCGACAATTTTGACGAGCTGCGAGAATACGAAGTTCTACTCCAGACTCAAGAGAAGGACGTGATCACATCGCTTCAGAAAGACAGTAAAGCGGAGACCTACACTGTAAAACAGCTATTCTCAGCCATCCTTCAGAGGGTCCTTCTTCCAGGATGCACTCTTCTGCTCAGTACCCGGCCGAGGGGCTCGGCCAACCAGCTCCTCCGTCGGGCAGACAGCTTTCTGGAGGTCTGTGGCTTTACTCCCACCGATGTGGAAGCATACTTGTCCCAGTACTTCACTGAGCCGGCCCTCAGAGCCACTGCTTTGGACTACTTAAAAAACTGCAGCTATCTACATCTCCTCTGCTGGAATCCTGGACTCTGTCGGTTGGTGTGCCTGGTGTTGGAACAGTCCAAAACTTTGGACGTCCTACCGAGAACTTTAACCGGGCTCTGCCATCAAGTGCTACGTTTGAAAATGGAAAAGCACGGTAAGGCCACAGACTCGCAGCCTGAcgtcaaaacacaaacacccctgcaatctgaagaagaaaaacaaacacagatcccAGATAATAATCAACTGAACGTTAGTCACAAAAACATTCCAGTCCGCAAGTCCAGACCACGAGTACACACTGGTACTCGCTCAAGCAACAGAAGAGCGAGGGGGGCTGAAAAGCAGGTGACAGAGGGGAGTGAAGTGGAcggggaggagatggacagtGTGGGAAGGGAGGTGGATAgaacggaggagagagagctccTGTCGCAGCTGAGCTCTTTGGCTTGGGAGGGGGTCAAAGCCAACTCGTCCATCCTTCCCACGAGGCGGACCTTGGCTGCCAAACACAAGGCTTTTGGCCTCAGGACAGGACTCCTCCTCTGCCATCCCCTGAGGAAGAGGCTGGGTGTCTCAACGGAagaggggggtggaggagaggacCGAAAAGaaatgggaggaggagaggagcaagacgtgaagagagacagagggacaacaGAGATTATAAACAGTGATGAAAGTGATGGCCACATCCTGTTGTGGGCCAGTCCCTTCCTTCAGAGCTACTTGGCAGGAgtccatctttctttttctaa GACTGTGTCAGAGCGCACCTTCCTCCAGAACCTTCCTTTCCACTCAGGACTGAAGGGACGTCGCCGCCCTCAGAGAGAGGAATTCCAGCTGACTCAGCAATTTGCAGTCGGCCTCCTCTTCCACAACagggcagagctgcagagcctCCACTCACACAGAGAGGCGGCCTTCAGGGATATGGTTGTCAACCGACAGGCTCTAGTGACAAAGCACCTCAAAGGCCTTTCTCACGGGGACCTGAGTCCCGCCCAGGTCCTGGAGGCGTGTCACTATGTTTACGAAGCAAGTTTCACATCATCTGGTGACGGGAGCAGAGGCAGCGCACGATTGGTCGCTCACCTGGCAGCGAATCTCCCAGACGTCCTGTCATTTCACGGAGTTCGGCTCAACCCTCCCGACGTGTTCACTGTGCAGAACATGCTGGAAAGAGGTGGAGGCTTCTGCTTGGATCTGGGGGATTCTGGGATCGGGGTTTCTGGACTGAGAGCGCTGGTGGGGCTCGACAACGTCAACTCGTACAG GGCGTGCATTGCTGATGTTATTGCCCTATgggagcagctggagcagagtGGGGAGGAGGGGCTCCTGCGAGGGGCGGTGTCCAAGTTCAAGGTCCATCCTCTGAAAGTCACACAGCTGTGTCATGTGGAGCACCTGGCACAGCTGGTGAACATACATGTGCACAGGAGGCTATCGAGCAG TTGCACCGATTCAGAGTCCATCTTGGCAGACGGAGTACCAGCTGTCAAAGAGCTACACAAGCTGGAGTTTGA GCTCGGCCCAGACAAAGGACCCCTGGGTATCTCCAAGCTGTGGGAGCTCCTGCCAGCTCTACGTAACCTACAGCACTTGGA TCTGGAGAACAGTAAGATAGGGGACGAGGGATCCGAGAAGTTGGCTGATGCTTTAGCGTCACTTTGTTCCCTGGAGATACTGAA TGTGTCACAGAATTGCATCGGGGACCACGGGCTGAAGAAACTGGCAACCACCCTCGGGTATCTGCCCAACCTGCACTGTttgag TCTCTACAGTAACGTGATTTCTGACGAAGGGGCGGAGAGTTTAGCAGCCCTCCTCCCACACATGGCATCTCTCACTGACCTGGA TGTGAAGTACAACAAGCTGACAGACGTGGGAGCGCAGAGCCTCGGAGCCAGTCtgagaaactgtaaaaaaataagGACATTAAG GATGTGGAACCAGTGTATTCCATACGGAGTGTTTGAGCGTCTTCAGCAGCAAGACGGTCGCATCCTCTGGCATTGA